From one Rhineura floridana isolate rRhiFlo1 chromosome 4, rRhiFlo1.hap2, whole genome shotgun sequence genomic stretch:
- the LOC133384332 gene encoding uncharacterized protein LOC133384332: MLDTLQATVFLSPDRITAITDIARSLMHKSSADVMLLARALGMLVSTIHIVPWARAHTRQLQWALLPFQHDIANSNHRAIPLSPTLRLSFRWWTRVQHLTQGTPFREPHRTVITTDASLLGWGAHCNSQFVQGVWNTAEQTQNINWLELKAVHLALLHFQSLFHLDHVLIRTDNTCAKSHLNRQGGTRSRPLQSLASIIFDWAEQHLQSLKAEHLRGIWNFTADWLSRQQVFPGEWKLHPTVFHLLQRRFGPFSVDLFASSRNCQLPRYFARYLDTTAEAVDALSLPWPEGLLYAFPPIPLLAKTLQKVRRERAQLVLIAPYWPRRPWFSDLLALSVTDPWPLPVRPDLLSQGPVWHQDPKWLNLTAWHLNGDI, encoded by the coding sequence atgttagacACACTGCAAGCGACTGTATTCCTGTCCCCAGATCGCATCaccgctatcacagacatcgcaaggtctctgatgcacaaatcttctgcagatgtcatgcttctagccagggctctcggaatgttggtatccaccatccatattgtgccatgggctcgggcACATACGcgccagctacagtgggccctgttgccattccaacacgacattgccaaCTCAAACCATCGAGCAATCCCCCTGAGTCCCACACTGCGCTTGTCtttccgctggtggacaagggtacaacatctcacccaaggcactccgttcagagaaccccaccggactgtcattaccaccgatgccagtctcctgggttggggagcccactgcaactcccagttcgttcagggagtttggaacacagcagaacaaactcaaaacatcaactggctggaactaaaggctgtccacttagctctgcttcattttcagtctctcttccacttggaccatgtcctcattcgaacggacaacacgtgtgccaaatctcatttaaacagacagggaggcaccagGTCCAGACCTCTACAGAGCCTAGCTTCcatcatattcgactgggcagaacaacatctgcaatccctcaaagcagaacatctcagaggaatttggaatttcacagcagactggctcagtagacaacaagtctttccgggagaatggaaacttcatccgactgtgttccatcttctccagcgtcgattcggccccttctcagtcgacctctttgcttccagtcgcaattgccagctacccaggtacttcgctcgatacctggacacgacagcggaagcggtggatgctctgtcattgCCGTGGCCGGAGGGACTAttatacgccttccctccaataccactattagccaaaaccttgcAGAAGGTACGtcgcgagagggcacagctggttctgatagcaccatattggccccgtcgaccgtggttctcggatctcctggcactgtcggtgacggatccctggccactcccagtcaggccagatctcttatcacaaggcccagtatggcatcaggaccccaagtggctcaacctaacagcgtggcatttgaacggggacatttga